The DNA window AATTATTGAGAACCAACTTTCTAGATCTAAGAGatcttttttctttaatcaaTGATGAAATGACTTTAGGCATtttaggtatttaattgttagataaataatttagtaaaagcCCCCATGAGGCTCTGTGttttttttctcatatttacCAGTTTTctcctatatatatatttcatctcGACTACGTGAGTTAGATAGAAACCAAATGGGCACTATGACATCTTACCATAATGCTTTGGGCAATTAATTATTAGGCCCTGACTTGATGCTAACCTTAGGTGCACCCTCAAGTAGTGTGTCTGGTGTCCACACATGGTCAGTTTATGGTCCCTAGCCTATGGGGTATGTAAAGTGAACTTTTGTGTGCTACCTTCATGTTGTAGCACCTTTTGTGTCGGTAGATGCATGATCAAAGTTAAAAACTAGTACTTTTCCCTCGACAAAGGTACCCTTTTAACGTATAATAAACAGGTACGACTCACCTGTGAGGCTTGTGTTTTTTACAATGCTTGGGCAAACAGAGCATACAtgtgatatattatatattccCATGATCTTGACTGACGTGTTTGTATTATGGCAATAGCATGTGGAGTTGTCACTGCTTGTCATGGATTATAGGTAGAATAGTAATATATTTACTTGAGTTATAGAGGAATCCTCGCATTTATGTCTTGTCATTTCGATGCCATCATGAACTTTTGCTGCAGTGTTTCACCCCAATACTTGATATGGACTTCTTTTCTCAGTCTTGTGAAAATGGAACCAAGTTAAAAGAAGTGAACAACATATATAATATTGGTTATTAGATTTTGTTTTTGTGTAACGTAAAGCTTCCTCTGTCTGGTTTAGAGATACTCCTAAGAGGAGGATGCTTGAAGATTATCTTAGTATCTTACCATGACGttgagatgaataaaatataatcatttttcTCTTTGTTTCTATAAATTTGATTTACAGGGTTTCACCAATGCCGATGGGGTTACCATAATCTCTCTGTAGTTGAAGATGTAGTTGAGAATTACAGGAAGGCCCAGATCCCACTTGATGTGATCTGGAATGATGATGATCATATGGATGGCCATAAGGACTTCACCCTCAACCCCGTAAACTACCCTCGTTCGAAGCTTCTTGCATTCTTGGACAAAATACATAACAGAGGCATGAAATACATTGTCATCATTGATCCTGGAATTGGTGTTAATTCCAGTTATGGTGTATACCAAAGAGGCATTGCCAACGATGTATTTATCAAGTATGACGGTGAGCCTTACTTGGCCCAAGTGTGGCCCGGGGCTGTTAATTTCCCGGACTTCCTCAACCCTAAAACTGTTGCATGGTGGGGTGATGAAATCAGACGTTTCCATGAACTGGTCCCTGTTGATGGGCTCTGGATCGACATGAATGAAGCTTCGAACTTCTGTTCTGGGAAGTGCACGATACCGAAAGGCAAGCAGTGCCCAAGTGGGACTGGCCCTGGTTGGATTTGTTGCTTGGACTGCAAGAACATAACAAAGACGAGATGGGACGATCCCCCATACAAGATCAATGCTTCAGGCTTGCAGGTACCTATTGGGTTCAAAACTATTGCCACTAGCGCCGTTCACTACAATGGTGTTCTAGAGTATGATGCTCACAGTCTTTACGGCTTTTCACAAGCCATAGCAACTCACAAGGCACTCCAAGGGCTTGAGGGAAAACGGCCATTTATATTGTCACGATCTACATATGTTGGTTCAGGAAAATATGCTGCTCATTGGACAGGTGACAATAAGGGCACTTGGGAAGATTTGAAGTATTCTATAACTACAGtgttgaactttggtatttttgGGGTTCCAATGGTTGGTGCAGATATATGTGGGTTCTATCCTGCCCCAACTGAAGAGTTGTGTAACCGTTGGATTGAAGTCGGTGCTTTTTACCCTTTCTCTAGGGATCATGCAAATTACTATTCTCCAAGGCAGGAGCTTTATCAATGGAAGACTGTAACCAAATCTGCTCAAAATGCACTAGGTATGAGGTATAAACTTCTTCCTTACCTCTACACACTCAACTATTTGGCTCATACAAGCGGAGCACCAATAGCGAGGCCACTTTTCTTCTCATTTCCTGCTTACAAGGAGTGCTATGGGTTGAGCACCCAATTCTTGCTCGGAAGCAGTCTTATGGTGTCTCCAGTGCTTGAGCAGGGGAAAACATCAGTCAAAGCACTCTTCCCACCCGGTTCTTGGTACAATCTCTTTGATATGACACAAACCATAGTGTCAAAGGGACAGTACTTCATGCTCGATGCGCCGTTGCATGTGGTCAATGTACATTTGTATCAAAACACCATACTACCAATGCAGCAAGGAGGAATGATCTCCAAGGAAGCTAGAATGACACCATTTACTCTTATAGTAACCTTCCCTGCCGGGGCTAGCGAAGCAGAAGCCAAAGGAAACCTTTATCTCGACAATGACGAGCTTCCAGAAATGAAACTCGGAAACGGGTATTCAACATATGTTGACTTATACGCCACATTGAAGCAGGGATCAGTGAAGATCTGGTCAGAAGTTCAGGAGGGTAAGTTTGCTTTAGACAAAGGTtggaaaattgagaaaataacAGTGTTGGGATTGAGTGGAAGTGTAGACACGTCTGGACTTGAAATTAATGGAAGTCCAGTAGCCAATGGTGCTTCCAACATAGAATTGAGTTCAATGAAACAGATGCATTTGCAGGATGTTGAAGATGGGGTTGGCAAGAAGAAGTCTTTAATGGTCGAACTTTCAGGCTTGAATTTATATGTTGGAAAGAACTTTGACATGTCCATGAAAATGGGGGTACaaggttgatgattatggtgttatgtactttttttttcccattttcattGTTGATGGTTTACTGTTTGTCTTaattggggggggggggttcGTCATGGTGAAGCGATGAACTTTAACTGCAACAGTCATCCTTCTCCAtgccaaaagaaaaagaagggtttAAACCTTGATTGGTGCCTTGGTGGCAGTAATGCAAATTTGATGTTATAATTTCAGTTGtgttttaattttggaaattgaaatccaatttttatttcttttaactcAGGACAGATCTTGGGTTTAGGCTCAAAGTCTATTGGGCTAAATGATCAGTCCGATGAACACAAACTAATCCCGTTATCATGCGTAATGATCCAATATCTGTGAATAAGTTGCTTGTTTGCTTTGCTGCTCAAATGGACTTTGAAAGGtaccaaaaaagaagaagacataTTCTTCAAAAGCCCAATCAACCGATGAAGATCATCGGTTTTCTAATCGATTCAGCTCCTAAACCCTAAGCTTGCTTGTTAACTTCCCTTCATTATCGCCATATCTTTTGGCTTCAAATTAGATAGACGAACTTGAAATCTCGAGCTTTCTCTAATGACACTTGTCCTACTTCTTCTTAATTAAATCCTCACCAATGAATTGCTTTATTTCTTTCGATTAACCTTTTCACTTCTCTTCTCTACCCGTACTGAATTTGCAGCAATTGGTTTTTCAATTACTCGGGTAAATTTCGTTTCATAATCGTCTAGAGCTTCGttagtttataatttttatattcataGTTTGAAATAACGTTTCGGTATCGCTGATTTACTTGCTCTTGATGTTTATCTTATCTGAGTTAAATTTCCCAGATCTGTTCAGGATGTGGTGTCGTTAATTTACTTGTTCTTTATGTTTTCGATTCGATTGTTTTTGATTCATCATCTGATCTGAGTTAAATTTCCCAGATCTGTACAAGATGATCAACAGCAACAATGGGGGGATTTTGTTACATATGCTATGATGGACCTCTAACAGCCTGCTTGAGAGCGTGACACTTTCACGCGAACGGATTCCTCTTGTTACTCGATGATAACTGGGTGAACTCTATGCCGTATAAAGGCAAAATAATGTAACCGTGAAGATGTTTCTGAGAAGTTCCTTTGCTTCTTTTCTGGCTTCGGCTAACATAGAGTTCACCTGGCTATCATCGGGTAACAATGGAGGTTGTTTAACTTTTTAAACAATGGGTCAATTCGTGTGGTTCAAATGTCACTCTCTCATGCTGTTTAAGGTACTTTATAGGTTGATCTAATCTCAAAGACATTAATCAAGAATTTCAAGGGTGAGTTAAAGGGCACTTCTTTAGCAGAAGCTGGGACAAAGCAGAGATTGCTTTAAAACACCCGAGTTCGAACAATTCGATCAATAATAGAAGATAAtgtttacaaatataattattagaTTTGATTTTATGATCTAAATCTCACAATTTAACTTTCTAACCTAGTTTATGCTGGTACTTTATGCAAATCAGGGTTatcattgaattttatttttaaaaacaactcagcccgacggcccgcccgaaatatgggaggtttcgggtaaaaatataggtccgGAATATGGGTTTGGGAAAAAAAAGAAGCCCGTTTACTTTTTGGGCCCTGGctcggcccgaatataataaatatatatttttattttttaaaattttaatatatttttaaaatattttttatttttaaaataaatttttggtgtttattaaaaaacttTGCCGGGCCAGGCCAGGctcgggcttaggaattttttcgGGACTAGgcctaaataaaattttaaacctataTTTTAGGTCGGGCCTAGGCCAAAATTTTTCTGGACCCGAcccagcccatgagcacctctatgttgaaatagatttttttttgtgtattagAAAAGTgtttaaataataattcacattaatattttaacaagaATAGTAAAGATACTATTTGGGGTTAACTAATATCATTGTAAAAATAAAGGGCcatgttatatcaaattaaaatataagaactaaatctcaaatttgactTAAAATATATGtcataaattttatacaaattctTTCATATTTATAAATGACCGATCCAAATTTATTTATCGGATACATAATCTTTGCTCAAACTcaataaatttatacaaaaaggcTAATAAATTGGATGAACTGTAAAATCGGAAAAAAAAACTTGGGTGCTAAAGTGAATATTGAAGTCAAACTCAttaaagaattgaaaaaaaaaagttaagtaCCAAACTGTATATTTAAATCAAAACATGTACCATATAGTATATTATCCCTTACTTGTAGCTGGTTGTATTTCTTTCTCCGAATCTGATCCAAGCTGATATTTAACCTTTAAGCAGACATCGAGACCAATGGAAGGACTTAATTGATATGATACTAATACTTCAAAGActtaattaaacattttaaatttgGGACTATTTAGAATCTGACTAATAGTTCGGGGACTAACTAATGAAACTAACCATCTTAACCCTAAATCAATAAATTGCTTCATTTCATTAGCTTTACTCTTTGGCAGCTGCCTCTCCTCTCCTCTCCTATACCAGTGAGTACTACTGAAATTTGCAGAATTTCTTTTAATTGGTTATATTTCGTAATCTTTGAGTTtccttaatttataattttttatatcacttgtttggaaaaaaaaaacattttggtGTCGTTGATTTGCTTGCTCTAtgattttcatttgatttttttcctGATTCATCATCTGATCTGAGTTAAATTTCCCAGATCTGTACAAAATGGTAAACTTCGCAGTTTTTTGAATGACACGGATTGGCCTCTTAGCAACAATTGGGATTTTGATTTGGGAACTACGATTGGATCTTCAACAGCTTGAGAGGGGCATCTGAAGTACAGAATGACGAACGAACTTCCATTGATACCCGATGAACTTAGTGTTGGAAGGAAGCAAGATCGTTTCCCGGTTTCTTTTTTTGCTTCTGTCGGTCAGATAGTTCGTCTCCTTTGTACTTTAGATGTCTCTCCCATGCTGTTTGAAGTTGTTTGTGGGTCTACTAATCTCCAAGAACAAGTTCAATGACTTCATTTTTTATCAGAAGCTGAGTCGAAGTGGAGATTGTTCGAAAAGCACTAGAAGTTTGAACAATTTGATCTACCGTGGTCAGAGACAGTCGATGTTTAAATCTAAATCTTAATTACCTAGTTTGATTTCATTATATGTATCTTCATTTGACTTTCTAATTGACTTAAATTTTCAGGAGTTGAAAAAAAAGAAGCAAGAGAGCTATGCCTACCTTCACTAATAATATGGTATGCACATTATACGATAATACTATAAACCCATCTTATTTATAAATCACATTAGTACTTTGATTTGGTCGTAGTGAGTTTCGAAAAAGGATTCATGCCTGACAGTGAATCTTTAGTTCAACTTTTTTAGTTCTTTTAGCTTTCTTAATTTATTTAGAAGAATCTTTGATGGTCATATTCGATACCCACATCACAATATGCGTCAAACATACACTTTAAGCAAACTGTGGAAACCGAACAACCTAGAGTTTTAGTGCCTGTTTAGTAGTGTATTAAAAATTGCACTTCTGTCTCCAAAAGTTTTAGCTGAAAAGGAGAAATTAAAGCTTTTAGCTTTTTCTCtccttaaaaaaaatacttttggtGCATAATTATTTTTTCACCCCTTTAATAATATAGTGCTTTTtgttttcttggtgcttaattacaaatgtgttaaaattattaattaaaaataaaaaaatattttttaaaatataatttatatattctaattaaattttataaataattgatatttatttattaaaatatttaaaatttatatttcatatattaaaatattaacaagttataataatttttttatattcttactaaaatataatattattaactaatttaaatagtatttaaatgcatatttgttacttgataataatatttctaaaatggatattttactttttaaaagtactttttgacagcaatgttaaacactcaaattttaaatcaaacatttcaaaagcacttttcaaaagcattgctaAACTAGCCCTTATTATCAGACCAGATAACCTAATGTTTAGGACTCTCCCTGCTTCCCCAATTCTGCATGGACTTTTGCATTGAAAACTGTATATATTGTTAGAATCTTTCTAAGCACTATATACATATACGCTTTTGCATGTTTATACGTTTGAAGCTACAAACTTGAAAATGCATGTCTTGACCTCTGTTTTTTTGCTGTATATATCCGGCATCAATGCCTCGAGTCTTTCTTAGAGCCCTTAAGAAGAGGGGTATGATATACATTGGTACGTAGTTTTATATTTATGCTTTGGAAAATCATGATCAAAACCAACTTAATGACAATGGCAAAACAAATTGATCTGGAAAATCAACCTTACTTGATTAATATGTGGTGCATCTGTATCTCAGTTGCATCTCTATTTTCTGCAATATCAAGGGTTCTTAATTTTTCAAGTGATCAGTCTGAGGTTGCCTTTCTGCCCGGTTCTTCATTTCGATTGTTTATTCGTATTCTCTTACATTTCAAGGGTTGGCAACTAGACTCtgaaaaaatgaggtatcggtaTAGTTTCTCTCCTACGATATCTATCACTTCGAACTGACAACACTTGCCTAGTTTTTGTTGTTTTAGCTCTCTGCAGCCTTTACTTGGTTTGTTCAGAAGAATCTGCTACTACTGAGCCTATTACCCCTGATCAAGATCAAGGAGATTTGCCCCTAACAATTGAAGAatgaaaaggctaattttgataATTTGCCTAAACAACTTTATGGAAGGGACAACGCAAAAGTGGATGTTTCAGATTTCAAAGGCTTTCAAATGCATTGAAAAACACTCCACGGGGGGAATCTCCGGAGTACATGGAACTTATTGCTGTCAGAATAAGAAAAGGTTGTGGTAAAGCTACTGATTTCACACAACAGTATCCAAGTTCTGGTCCATCCTAGAGATGGAGTGTGCCAATCTGGACTGCATTCGACAGGGGTAAAAGGCTTGGCTTTGAAGTTGAATATGCTGATAGTCTCTTAGAGAAAAACTATTATGCCCTTTTTGCTTTTGCAGATTATGTCAAATGAGACCAAGAAACAGAGGATTCTGAAACCAGATGTGGCTAAGCTCAAGGTTTTGATCAAAGGTGTAATACGCTCGCAGAGTTGCAGCAAAATCTTCGGTAAATCACCATTAGAGATGGCTTCTTCACTTTCGGAACTTTATTGATTGGTTTTCATTGTTGTCACTTATCTTCTGTTGCCTTTTAGAACACTCAACTTTGAAGGATTGTTGATATCTTAATTTTCCTCCATATAACTctttttgggtttgggttttgtcAATTTCGTTGTTAATTTTCTTGATAAAAGTAGGAAGTCGAAAGGATGAGGAAAGGAAAGTAAAACCCAACAAAAAAGTGGCATTCCCCCCAcacacccccccccccaaaaaaaaagcaTGATTATTAGTAGGGTATAATCTAGGTCGAGCTTGATTGGAAATTTGAGGCCTTTAACCCCTTTGAAACCGTGTTTAAAGCTACTCCCCTTCCTCAACTCTACCAAAAAACTCatactttatataaaatttaagctTCTTTCAACTTTTGTTCTAGAAAATGGACGCGTAGATTTTACCCCCACTCTGCCCTCGAGTTTACTTGCTAGCTTCAAGTCGTATATATAAAGGTGAATGTATTTGAGACCTCTCTTTATTAtaggaatttaattaaattagtctcTTTATTATTCAAAGGATAAATTTAGTTggacaattaaaaaaaattaaataatgccgaattgaaataattttaactttaaaaaatgtcATGTAATGAACAAAgtcaatatttttaaagtttttatggttttgtaaataaattttttttgtttgaaatcaaGCTTTCAATTGAAAAAGTCAAGATATTTTATATATGGTAAATGGTAACTTGGTTGTGATTTAgacttatttgatttttttattatagggattaaattgatttatttaataataaaatgattaatttgatctAATCTTTATAATATAAGAACCGTTcaagtattttaatttatatatatttaattaactcTAACGGTCACCAGTAGATATTTTTTTATGGAAAGTGGGTGGCTCTTCActaatttcttaatttgtttttattttgagagtattttaaaataataaatgatttcattagACGATTTAGGTCCATATTATCTTAagtttcatgttttttttatatactaaaatttaataaaaaaaatcaaactttagTCTCATATTTTAATCATACCAAAGTAATACGAGAATTATCAATAAAACTAAAGTATAatgacaaattttaatttttatctaaaGGAGGGCAATTTGTATATTAACCCTATACTTTTAAGATACATGGGGTATGGTCGGTGTTTGGTCCTAAATCTTGACAACTGGTTTTTTATTAGGGGTGACAAAAATCTCAAAACACAGATTTGACCCTACTCGCTTTGTTagagttagaattttttttattgaaatcgGATTTAAGTTGAGtgaaatcttttaaaaaatcagGAAATTAGAATCGAGTTTACGTTAAAGTCTTTTTTTATTCCACTAATACATGTTAATTTTTAGCTTTGCTGGGGAAAAAAGatttaacttttcaaaaaaaaaagttaaatttaaagttttagtttccacataataaaaaattaatttttatatatacaataCAGTAACTAATAGCAAGGTTGGAGGAGGGAAATTTTTATTGGGATCTCTTATTAAGCATAAGTTTAAATGGGAGATGCGTTTTGTGTAAAAATAACGGTGATAATAAAATTAGATACTGTAACTATACTATAgtgtaaaacaaaaaataaactaaacgcaCTATGCTGCACTCAATCACCCATCTAAACTCACGTTAAATTTTAAAATCGGGGCAAATTTTCACTTTTAAACATCGAATTCAGAGTTGAAGTTGAGGTGGGCAAAAATCTGTTTCTTCCGGATCACGTCATTCCTATTGTATCTCAATATATTTATCAAGGtgagaaatattttattatttaatttaatatatttttaaacacacaaatTAATTTAGAATTTACACTAGACtaattataaaaaagataaaaaaaattattttatttaaaagatatgtACTTGATTTACTTGCAATTCTTTTTATCtattttcaaataatatatttaaagttGGTTAATTAAGAAtgctatttttaaataataaatttagaatgATTGCTTTAGGTGCTAATTTATCcttgatttaaaatttgtatccattttaaataaacaataaaataaaattttatgattaaaaaatttaaataactatgatttattattataaatgaatttataatcaaatttgaaAACCCCGCATACTTAGCGGGAACTGGGAGACAATAGTTGTAGAAAAAGTCACGAAGGGCACGTGTCGAAAAAAGGCCTTGGACCTGCCATATAggtatatataaaataaacatacTCGGTCTCGACTCTCGAGCTACTTCAAATTCCTCGAGTTGTCTTTAATGGCATTTCACATAATTCCTTTTAATTGATTTGGTTTCATTCATTTCTTTGCGCAGCCGGCTTTTTTCTTCTCTACCTGTGAGTAACTACTGAATTACTAACTATTTATGTCTTGCTTTGATTTTGCTGCTGAGTTTCCTTTTAATGGTAGATTTTTAGGAAATCTGGTTTCATATCCTTTGGTTTTGTTACTTTCTAtctctttctttctatttttgttCTGAATTCAGCAAAATCGTTAGTGTTTCCGCTGATCTGATTTTAATTTCCCCAGATCTGTGAAAGATGACCGACTATGACAGTTCTGATGACGAAATCTTTGCTGATTATTTCCTGAGCAACACCATCCTGGGACCTATTGTAGAAATTCATACGGAGGCATCTAAAGTACAAACTAGCGCGGACGGACTGCTGTTGTCCAGCCTGGAATCTACAAGAAACCTTCGACAGCCTGGGAGGGCGACGCCTGAAGTACAAGGTGGGACGAACGGACTGCCGTTGTCCAGCCTTGATTATACAGGAAACCTTCGACAGCTTGGGAGGGCGACACCTCAAGTAAAAGATGGCGCCAATGGACTGCTGTTTTCGGTCGATGGTAATCAGGCTaacttgggcatgaaaagagaccTTGAATCAGTCCCCTGTCACTTGTCCGTAGCTGAAGGAGGAGTCACAGAGAAGCAGTGCCGGAGAACCTTTTTTATCGATGAATCATCAACTCTCCAACAACCAGAACCGAAAAGGAAAGAGCTTATTTCGGGAAAAACTATCAAGGAAGGTGCGAAAGTTTTAGTGGATCGGATAGACCGAAGATTAACTAAAGTAAGTCTCTTAATTTAACGTAgtatttcatattcaattcaaattaTTGTTGTGCTTTATACATATATGTTGAAGGTAAAAAATCCCACATTCACTGGATTGGACTCTGCTTTGTAAAGTAAGGGTTATTCTTACCCACTGGATACAATTGTGAGAAGGTCCTGAAGGTAACAATACCTTAAATGGTGCTATAAGTGGGAAGGTAGTATCTTGAATGTAGGTAGTATCTTGAATCGGGTAGTCCGAAAATCCTTGCATTGTCAATGTTTCTAACACTTGTTTTGTGTGTATATTTGGTGACATGAAGACTTATGGGAAGGTATACAAGATGATGGCGATGAAAGCCTCTCAGCTCTACCCACAAGTTTTCGGGTCCCTTGAGCAAATCGAAACACAATGGCCAGTGCTGTCTGGTCTCCAGAAAGTTAAGCAAAATATCAAGGAAATCCTGGAGAATCACAAGGGACGCATATTATCAGAAGCTGAGGCGAAGCAGAAACTGCTTCAAGTAGAAAAGGAGCTCGAACAATTAGATCAACTAGAGGTATGCTAATGTTTACAAATACAATTACTAAGTTCGATTTTATGATCCAAATTTCCAATTTAACTTGGTTTTTCAAGACTTGAACAAAGCAAAGAACCTTGTTGATTGATATGAACTGATATCGTATCATTATTTCTTGCATAAGGTGAACATTTCTCATTTACAAATGACATTATTGTAGTTATAATGTCTGTCCTCTAGACATGGTTTTAGACATAGCAAAAAGCGATGTTCAGGTATTAAGCATATTCATGTCAAACACGGGAATTTTAAACTATTACTTTCAAGTTTTCTCTTATATTTGGATGAAGTTTGGATAGTCATATGCATACCTATGTGTCGGTTGTCACGGACCTGGAGTTTTCCCAcacatccgtgcggccttaggcagtttcttggcttagtaacgcctaagtcagcctaacttccacCAATAATGGATTCAAccgtaaaaacgcctaagtcagctcaactcgcaacaataaaggattcaacagaattcccttaAAGTTTCCATGAAGAACAGCGGAAGAACGAATTAAGAACGatctttgaaagatgaacaaaagcaagaacgcttgagagaaaagtttgagtaaatgctctcaattcttattcacaaagaataatgaaacaattcaggagtcagtacaaatgagggggaggctctctatttatagttgagctcccccaaaaccgatggctacaattaaaagctgtattcaattaggactctaactttacagaattagaagctgtgtacaattagaacttctaagactacttagtcctatcttcattatcgggcccatcaggcttcaatgtgacaggcctgtccaacagctctttgaatcgggccagttctcgtaggccaaatgatccccatctgagcaacagacctccattggatgcatttggtgcgcttgtcacgggctttgaactgcggtccGTGACATTGTCGGTCAGTGCATTACTCATTTATAAATCACATCACAATATAATGTTTTCTTCAAGCACTAGACTTTTTTTTAGACCTAGCAACTATTTAGTCGGATCCGAGCTTGGGTGTTAAGTGTCAATTCACGTCTAGTACAAatgtgttcaattttttttaaaatttttcatatatttcgagaaattttaatttgttttatttcaaaCTGATGTCCGAACATGAATCAAAC is part of the Gossypium hirsutum isolate 1008001.06 chromosome D11, Gossypium_hirsutum_v2.1, whole genome shotgun sequence genome and encodes:
- the LOC107940441 gene encoding alpha-xylosidase 1, with translation MFSPASLLSLSSLYVLLVLLSCFYGGVSSVPTKVGKGYRLISAEETSDGGFLGHLQVKQKNNIYGPDIPLLQLYVKHDTGDRLRVHITDAEKQRWEVPYNLLPREQPPALKQTIGRSRKNLLTVSELAGSELIFSFTADPFSFAVKRKSNGQTLFNSSSGGSDSFGEMVFKDQYLEISTQLPKDASLYGLGENTQLHGIKLYPNDPYTLYTTDVSAINLNTDLYGSHPVYMDLRNVGGEPFAHAVLLLNSNGMDVFYKGNSLTYKIIGGVFDFYFFSGPTPLDVVDQYTSFIGRPAPMPYWSLGFHQCRWGYHNLSVVEDVVENYRKAQIPLDVIWNDDDHMDGHKDFTLNPVNYPRSKLLAFLDKIHNRGMKYIVIIDPGIGVNSSYGVYQRGIANDVFIKYDGEPYLAQVWPGAVNFPDFLNPKTVAWWGDEIRRFHELVPVDGLWIDMNEASNFCSGKCTIPKGKQCPSGTGPGWICCLDCKNITKTRWDDPPYKINASGLQVPIGFKTIATSAVHYNGVLEYDAHSLYGFSQAIATHKALQGLEGKRPFILSRSTYVGSGKYAAHWTGDNKGTWEDLKYSITTVLNFGIFGVPMVGADICGFYPAPTEELCNRWIEVGAFYPFSRDHANYYSPRQELYQWKTVTKSAQNALGMRYKLLPYLYTLNYLAHTSGAPIARPLFFSFPAYKECYGLSTQFLLGSSLMVSPVLEQGKTSVKALFPPGSWYNLFDMTQTIVSKGQYFMLDAPLHVVNVHLYQNTILPMQQGGMISKEARMTPFTLIVTFPAGASEAEAKGNLYLDNDELPEMKLGNGYSTYVDLYATLKQGSVKIWSEVQEGKFALDKGWKIEKITVLGLSGSVDTSGLEINGSPVANGASNIELSSMKQMHLQDVEDGVGKKKSLMVELSGLNLYVGKNFDMSMKMGVQG
- the LOC107940436 gene encoding uncharacterized protein → MTDYDSSDDEIFADYFLSNTILGPIVEIHTEASKVQTSADGLLLSSLESTRNLRQPGRATPEVQGGTNGLPLSSLDYTGNLRQLGRATPQVKDGANGLLFSVDGNQANLGMKRDLESVPCHLSVAEGGVTEKQCRRTFFIDESSTLQQPEPKRKELISGKTIKEGAKVLVDRIDRRLTKTYGKVYKMMAMKASQLYPQVFGSLEQIETQWPVLSGLQKVKQNIKEILENHKGRILSEAEAKQKLLQVEKELEQLDQLEEFNGETIEKLYSACSQMKEVGGSLPTREEIQSKFSELEKEIYAKDNNKVDVEDFLGLQQALDNITGWGRLPNYLEPIAIRIEEARGKATEISQIGSQLLVCAAINETENLLVKDLDLDRLKKWGATLNKAKEHGF